The nucleotide window TTCGCCTGTCCATTGCCATCCGCTGCTCCCAAATCGCGTAAGGTCTGGTTCTTCAGCCGCCTACTAAATCTGGCCTTGTATTTCTCGATCTGTTTCTCAAGTTTCTCGACCACCAGGTCAATGGAGGTATACATGTCACTGGCATTTTCTTCCCCGCGAAGAAGCATACCGTTCAACGGGATAGTGACTTCGACGACATGGTGTTCTCGCTCCACACTCAAAGTAACCTGCGCCTCATCCAGATTATCCAAGTACTTGGAAAGCTTCCCCAGGCGTTTTTCTACATACTCCCGCAGCGCGTCAGTTACTTCGAGGTTCTTGCCCCTGACAGTAATCCGCATGCCTCATACCTCCCATCAAG belongs to Bacillota bacterium and includes:
- the raiA gene encoding ribosome-associated translation inhibitor RaiA, yielding MRITVRGKNLEVTDALREYVEKRLGKLSKYLDNLDEAQVTLSVEREHHVVEVTIPLNGMLLRGEENASDMYTSIDLVVEKLEKQIEKYKARFSRRLKNQTLRDLGAADGNGQAKAEEAVEPFKVVRTKRFALKPMPVDEAIMQMNLLGHNFFMFTNAETEEVNVVYRRKDGNYGLIEPEYE